From Streptomyces sp. NBC_00775, one genomic window encodes:
- a CDS encoding ABC transporter substrate-binding protein, with amino-acid sequence MSRRNLLRGAAVGAGAVTLPALLSACGDGPGGNKNEVTVGSNASDPVPKKAYAAAFTAYEKKSGKKVKVNTKDHNDFQENINRYLQGTPDDVFMWFAGYRMQYFAEKGLLHEISDVWGGFSGFSDALKEQSTHAGKQYFVPYYYYPWAVFHRKSLFQSKGYQQPKTWDEFIALAKKMSKDGVPVAFCDKDGWPAMGTFDYIDMRLNGYDFHKSLMAGKESWTDTKVKNVFDTWRELMPYYQKGALGRTWEEAGQSLQQRKTGMAVFGMPHPGTQFPESERDDIDFFAFPEIDPQYAQDAVEAPIDGFLVARKSKNLDGAKALLKWLGTPKAEDTYLALDPNNVAVNDGADTSKYSALQKKSAQLVSGAKQISQFMDRDTRPDFASTVMIKAIQDFIGNPKDVDGLCNSIERQKKTIFSSPVG; translated from the coding sequence ATGTCCCGGCGAAATCTCTTGCGTGGTGCGGCCGTCGGAGCCGGTGCGGTCACGCTCCCCGCCCTGCTGTCCGCGTGCGGCGACGGACCCGGGGGAAACAAGAACGAAGTGACCGTGGGGTCCAACGCCTCGGACCCGGTGCCCAAGAAGGCGTACGCGGCGGCCTTCACGGCGTACGAGAAGAAGTCCGGCAAGAAGGTCAAGGTCAACACCAAGGATCACAACGACTTCCAGGAGAACATCAACCGCTATCTCCAGGGCACACCCGACGACGTCTTCATGTGGTTCGCCGGATACCGCATGCAGTACTTCGCGGAGAAGGGGCTCCTGCACGAGATCAGTGATGTGTGGGGCGGCTTCAGCGGATTCTCGGACGCGCTCAAGGAGCAGTCGACGCACGCGGGGAAGCAGTACTTCGTGCCCTATTACTACTACCCGTGGGCCGTCTTCCACCGGAAGAGCCTCTTCCAGAGCAAGGGTTACCAACAGCCCAAGACGTGGGACGAGTTCATCGCACTCGCCAAGAAGATGTCGAAGGACGGCGTACCGGTCGCCTTCTGCGACAAGGACGGCTGGCCCGCGATGGGCACCTTCGACTACATCGACATGCGCCTGAACGGATATGACTTCCACAAGTCCCTGATGGCCGGCAAGGAGTCGTGGACCGACACCAAGGTCAAGAACGTCTTCGACACCTGGCGCGAACTCATGCCGTACTACCAGAAGGGCGCCCTCGGCCGAACCTGGGAGGAGGCCGGGCAGAGCCTCCAGCAGCGCAAGACCGGCATGGCGGTCTTCGGAATGCCGCACCCCGGAACCCAGTTCCCGGAGAGCGAACGCGACGACATCGACTTCTTCGCCTTCCCCGAGATCGACCCGCAGTACGCGCAGGACGCCGTGGAGGCGCCCATCGACGGCTTCCTCGTCGCCAGGAAGTCGAAGAACCTCGACGGCGCCAAAGCCCTGCTGAAGTGGCTGGGCACGCCCAAGGCGGAGGACACCTACCTCGCCCTCGACCCCAACAACGTGGCCGTCAACGACGGCGCCGACACCTCCAAGTACAGCGCCCTGCAGAAGAAATCGGCCCAGCTCGTCTCCGGCGCGAAGCAGATCTCACAGTTCATGGACCGCGACACCCGGCCCGACTTCGCCTCGACCGTGATGATCAAGGCGATCCAGGACTTCATCGGCAACCCGAAGGACGTCGACGGTCTCTGCAACAGCATCGAACGACAGAAGAAGACCATCTTCTCGTCGCCCGTCGGCTGA
- a CDS encoding NPCBM/NEW2 domain-containing protein gives MRHLHTRTTRRRVVGALAAGLLCTTGLMAPAFAAAPAFAAPVEDPVSPTLADGLALTPPMGFNNWNSTHCRAEFNEDMVKGIADLFVDKGLKDAGYQYVNLDDCWALPSRDASGKLVPDPVRFPGGIKAVADYVHAKGLKLGIYTSAGTKTCNSAGFPGALGHEYSDAQQFADWGVDYLKYDNCNNQGVDAKLRYTTMRDALKATGRPIVYSICEWGQNKPWEWASDVGHLWRTTGDISDSWGSMLSILKQNLPLAPYAGPGHWNDPDMLEVGNGGMTDTEYRSHFSMWSVMAAPLLIGSDLRKASAATFDILDNKEVIAVDQDPLGKQGTVLSSEGGRWVVAKEMQDGSRAVALFNETGSAQRIATTAQAVGLPEASAYTLRDLWQHKSYNTAGTISATVPAHGTVLVRVSVDAQWAKNPPAVELGLNGSPLVEAGKTASLESTVTDLGRTPAQHVSVTLSGPEGWTVGATSPTTAGVVPTGRALRTGWQVTAPEGTATGSYDLTLKASYRSPTGVRAESVLPLKASVVVAPPSGVSSLGDLPWLSTTNGWGPVERDTSNGESAAGDGHPITLGGVVYAKGLGVHAESAVEYYTGTACETVTADVGVDDEKGAKGTVAFEVWADGTKVASTGVLTNAMPAQPVTADVTGAQVVRLVVTDGGDGIDSDHADWADAKLSC, from the coding sequence ATGCGTCACCTTCACACCCGCACAACCCGCCGAAGAGTGGTCGGAGCACTCGCCGCAGGACTGTTGTGCACGACCGGGCTCATGGCGCCCGCCTTCGCCGCCGCACCCGCGTTCGCGGCCCCCGTCGAGGACCCGGTCTCCCCCACCCTGGCGGACGGCCTCGCCCTCACCCCGCCCATGGGTTTCAACAACTGGAACTCCACTCACTGCCGCGCCGAGTTCAACGAGGACATGGTCAAGGGGATCGCGGACCTCTTCGTCGACAAAGGGCTCAAGGACGCCGGGTACCAGTACGTCAATCTGGACGACTGCTGGGCACTGCCGTCCCGGGACGCGTCCGGCAAGCTGGTGCCCGACCCCGTGCGATTCCCGGGCGGAATCAAGGCGGTTGCCGACTATGTGCACGCCAAGGGGCTCAAGCTCGGCATCTACACCAGCGCGGGCACGAAGACGTGCAACAGCGCGGGATTCCCCGGCGCGCTCGGCCATGAGTACAGCGACGCCCAGCAGTTCGCCGACTGGGGCGTCGACTACCTCAAGTACGACAACTGCAACAACCAAGGCGTGGACGCCAAGTTGCGCTACACCACCATGCGTGACGCCCTCAAAGCGACCGGGCGGCCCATCGTCTACAGCATCTGCGAGTGGGGCCAGAACAAACCCTGGGAATGGGCATCGGACGTCGGACATCTGTGGCGTACCACCGGGGACATCAGCGACAGTTGGGGCTCGATGCTGTCGATCCTCAAGCAGAACCTGCCACTCGCCCCGTACGCCGGCCCCGGGCACTGGAACGACCCGGACATGCTGGAGGTCGGCAACGGCGGCATGACCGACACCGAGTACCGCTCGCACTTCTCGATGTGGTCGGTCATGGCGGCACCGCTGCTCATCGGCTCGGACCTGCGCAAGGCATCCGCGGCGACCTTCGACATCCTCGACAACAAGGAGGTCATCGCGGTCGACCAGGACCCGCTCGGCAAGCAGGGCACGGTGCTCTCCTCCGAGGGCGGACGCTGGGTCGTCGCCAAGGAGATGCAGGACGGCAGTCGGGCGGTGGCCCTGTTCAACGAGACGGGCAGCGCACAGCGGATCGCCACCACCGCACAGGCGGTGGGCCTGCCCGAGGCGTCCGCCTACACGCTGCGCGATCTGTGGCAGCACAAGAGCTACAACACCGCGGGCACGATCTCGGCGACCGTCCCCGCGCACGGGACCGTACTGGTGCGTGTCTCGGTCGACGCCCAGTGGGCCAAGAACCCGCCCGCCGTCGAACTCGGCCTGAACGGCAGCCCGTTGGTCGAGGCGGGGAAGACCGCCTCCCTGGAGTCCACGGTCACCGACCTCGGCCGTACGCCCGCCCAGCACGTCTCCGTGACGCTCAGCGGGCCCGAGGGCTGGACGGTCGGCGCGACCTCACCGACCACCGCGGGCGTGGTGCCGACGGGCCGTGCGCTGCGTACGGGATGGCAGGTCACCGCGCCCGAGGGCACGGCCACGGGATCGTACGACCTGACGCTGAAGGCGAGTTACCGCTCGCCGACCGGTGTACGCGCCGAGAGCGTGCTGCCCCTGAAGGCCTCCGTGGTCGTGGCGCCACCCTCGGGGGTCTCCTCCCTCGGAGACCTGCCGTGGCTGTCAACAACCAACGGCTGGGGGCCGGTTGAGCGCGACACCAGCAACGGTGAGAGCGCCGCGGGCGACGGTCATCCGATCACTCTCGGCGGAGTCGTCTACGCAAAGGGGCTCGGCGTGCACGCCGAGAGCGCCGTCGAGTACTACACCGGCACGGCGTGCGAGACGGTCACCGCGGACGTCGGCGTCGACGACGAGAAGGGTGCCAAGGGGACCGTCGCCTTCGAGGTCTGGGCCGACGGGACGAAGGTCGCCTCGACCGGCGTCCTCACCAACGCGATGCCGGCCCAGCCGGTCACGGCCGATGTGACCGGCGCCCAGGTGGTCCGACTCGTCGTCACCGACGGCGGCGACGGAATCGACTCGGACCACGCGGACTGGGCGGACGCGAAGCTCAGCTGCTGA
- a CDS encoding ROK family protein gives MHTDLVAALDIGGTKIAGALVDGHGRILLRAQRATPAQEDGDTVMRAVEDVIGELTGSPLWSSARAVGIGSAGPVDASAGTVSPVNVPGWRDYPLVERVRKATAGLPVELIGDGVAITAAEHWQGAARGHDNALCMVVSTGVGGGLVLNGQLHPGPTGNAGHIGHISVELNGDLCPCGSRGCVERIASGPNIARRALEGGWQPGPDGDTSAAAVAEAARAGDPVAVASFERAAQALAAGIAAAATLVEIDIAVIGGGVGKAGDILFTPLRKALADYATLSFVRRLTVAPALMGTDAGLVGAAAAALSRNPSATGAGAGAGV, from the coding sequence ATGCACACCGACCTCGTGGCCGCGCTCGACATAGGCGGCACCAAGATCGCCGGAGCGCTGGTGGACGGCCACGGCCGGATCCTTCTGCGCGCGCAGCGCGCGACGCCCGCGCAGGAGGACGGCGACACCGTGATGCGAGCCGTCGAGGACGTGATCGGCGAGCTGACGGGCTCCCCGCTGTGGAGCAGCGCGCGGGCCGTCGGCATCGGCAGCGCGGGCCCGGTGGACGCCTCCGCGGGCACGGTGAGCCCCGTGAATGTGCCGGGCTGGCGCGACTACCCGCTGGTCGAGCGGGTCCGCAAGGCCACGGCGGGGCTGCCCGTCGAGCTGATCGGCGACGGCGTGGCCATCACGGCGGCCGAGCACTGGCAGGGCGCCGCCCGCGGCCACGACAACGCGCTCTGCATGGTCGTGTCGACCGGGGTCGGCGGCGGACTCGTCCTGAACGGACAGCTGCACCCCGGCCCCACCGGCAACGCGGGCCACATCGGGCACATCAGCGTCGAGCTGAACGGCGACCTCTGCCCCTGCGGTTCCCGCGGCTGCGTCGAGCGCATCGCGAGCGGCCCGAACATCGCGCGCCGCGCGCTGGAGGGCGGCTGGCAGCCCGGCCCCGACGGCGACACCTCGGCCGCCGCGGTGGCCGAGGCCGCCCGCGCGGGCGACCCGGTGGCCGTGGCCTCCTTCGAACGGGCCGCGCAGGCGCTCGCGGCGGGCATCGCGGCCGCCGCGACCCTCGTCGAGATCGACATCGCCGTCATCGGCGGGGGCGTGGGCAAGGCGGGGGACATCCTGTTCACGCCGCTGCGCAAGGCGCTCGCCGACTACGCGACGCTCTCCTTCGTGCGGCGGCTGACCGTGGCACCCGCGCTGATGGGCACGGACGCCGGCCTGGTCGGCGCGGCCGCGGCCGCGCTCAGCAGGAACCCGAGCGCGACCGGGGCCGGGGCCGGGGCCGGAGTCTGA